The stretch of DNA CAATAATCTCAACAGGCACTACATTTTCCATAAAAACACCTCTACCAAGTTACTAGCAATTTTCATGCCACGGATTAAATAGTAGAAAGCAGTGAGTTAAGAATAAAAACGACGGAAAGTCAGCAATTTTTGATTGACATGGCAAAATATTTTCGCTTATTATATAGTTATACTCAATTCAAAAAAATCCTAATTGAATAAGGAATAATTTTATAAACTTTAATCTTTAATCTCATAATAAGGAAAATGCTATGAAAAAATCCAAAAACGAACAGGTTCAACGATTTCTTGAAGATATTATTATGTTTAATGACAAACAATTTAACATCTTGCAAAAACTTCGTGAAATTGTTTTTAAATTTTATCCGAAAACCAATGAAAGGATGATGTATGGCGGCATTATGTTTTCTATGGAAAATGATTTTGGCGGCCTTTTTGCAAGAAAAAACCATGTTTCTTTTGAATTTGGAAAAGGATTTATTATGAAAGATCCAAAAAAGCTTCTTGAAGGAACAGGAGAATTTCGCCGTCACTTGAAAATTAGATCTTTGAATGATATAAAAGACAAAAATGTGGATTTCTTTGTTAAGCAAGCGGTATAAATATGAATATCAACAAAACAGAAATTTTAAAAAATATTTGTTATACAGAGCTTGTTTATATAAGAATAAATAAAAAGCTCAATATCAATCTTTTAAAAGAACAAATTGAAGAATTTATATTTAAAACCATAAAAGAGACTGGGAAGCCGTTTTTTTCAAAAATTGGAAAAAACTTTTATATTACAAACACAAAAAACAACATAAAAATAACAATAAATTCAAACACTTTCAGAGTCATAACCGTTGATTGGATTGAAGAATAAATATAAAACATCGCACAGCGATACCATCATTGGACATTCTTTTCATCTCACGCCAAAAACCCCATTTTCCTCTTAGGCTTTTCAGGCACGGCAAGCATTTGCTTTATAGTTTCAAAAATTAGTTTAATATCTTCTGTATTGGTTCCAACTTTAGCTTCAAGTTCTTTCAATTTTTCAGCTAAGGCTTTATTGCCCTCAATTAAAGCCCTAAGTTTCGTAAAAGTCCTCATTATTTGTATATTTACTTGAATAGCTGTTTTGCTTCTCAGGATAGAAGACAACATCGCCACCCCTTGCTCGGTAAAAGCATAAGGTAAATACTTTTTATGTTTACCTCTTAAAGATTTACCATCATTAACCTTTAAGGTCGCAAATTGCGACCTTAAAAAGTTTGTCTCATCATTCGTCAATTGAAACATAAAGTCTTCAGGGAATCTTTCCATATTTCTCTTAACTTGTTCATTAAGTCTTTTTGTAGAAACCTGATATAACAAAGCCAAATCAAAATCCAACAAAACCTTATGTCCCCTAATCAAATAAATCTTACTTTCTATCCTCTCAATCGGCATCAAGTTATTCATAATAAAACACCTCTACCAAGTTACTAGCAATTTCCATGCCCTCCTACACCCTACTGCTACTGTTTTTCTTGTTTGACAGATGGAAGTTAATTAATTAGTATATAGTTAAGTTGTCGAAAATAATTTTTTATATTTTTTCTTTATACTTATGAAAAAGTTTTTCAAGAATGTACTTATATTAATATTTATTTTTTTCACACTTATGACTAAAAATAATGTTCAGGCAAAAATAGCTGCACCAAAAGAAGTTGAACCATTAATATATAATGGTATAAAATTTACTGCACCCCATAATCATCATGGCTTTATTGAAGCATGGAATAATGATACTGGTGAAAAATTATGGGATTTAAAGATTTATGATGTTTTTATTTTTATGTTCGAGCGCGATAAACAGTAAAAGATATTTTCGTATTTTGCTGGTAATTAAAAATTTTTCCCTTACATGCTCTCTCCCATACTGCCCAAGCCTTTCTGCAACTTGAGAATTGTTTAATAAATATCTTATTTGATATGCAACCCCTTCAATTGAATGGGCAAGAAGCCCTGTAAAATTATGTATAACCTGAAGAGGGATACCCCCGACAGCACTCGCAACAACAGGCTTACCTTTCCATAGGGCTTCGGTAACCGTAAGCCCAAACCCTTCTCTTTGCGATTTTTGAAGGACAATAGTTGATGCGCGTTGAAGTGCATTTACCTCAAAATCGGAAAAAGGAGGCAAAAGAAGAATATGAAAATCTTTCTCTCCAGAAGCTCTTTCTTGTAGCTCCGATAAAACTTTTGACCCTTCAGGATCATCATTTGCTGTCCCTCCTGCGTAAACGAATATGCAGTCTACATGCTTTTTTACAAGCTTATAAACTTCAAATACGCCTATAGGGTCTTTTAGGTAATCAAACCGTGAAACTTGCGTGATAATAGGTTTATCAGTTGGGATGTTATGTTTTTTAAGAACATCATCAATCTCTTTGCTTGTTAGATCCCTGTTTTTTTCGGCAAACGGATCAATTGCCGGATGAATAAGATATTGTGGAAGAGGAAGTTCTTTAGCAAAGCTTGGAGAAGAAAAAATAGAGGCATCATATTTTTCTATATATTTTCTTAGAAAATCCCAAACAAATTGATTAGGGCTTGAAGTATCTATATGGCAGCGCCATACCCACTTGGATTTGGATGCCCCTTTTTTTTCAATTAACGGGAGGGGTTGGGGGTCGTGAATTATCACGACATCTTCATCAAACAAAAGTTCCGCCATATTTTTTTCATTTGTTTCCTTAAAATCATCGAGCATCTGGGGTGTTATTGAAACCTCACTCCCATGGAGCGCATTGTGGAAAGCTTTTGTAACATTGAAAAATTCGCCACCGCCTTTTATTACATCCCATCGAACTTTTAATCCAAGTTCATTATAAAGAGGAACAGAACGATGAAGCATCTCTGCTACCCCACCTCCAACAGATGTTGAATTTACCATTTTAACGGTTTTGCCCTGCAATTTTTCTGCGAGCAGCATAATTTCGTCGAAATTTTGCGGTCTTATAATTTTTGAATAATCTGAAAATTTTATTTTAGCCATAATTATTTACCAAAAATGAACTTGATTATCTTATCCAAAAATCCCGGTTCTTTTTCTTTTTTTTCTACAAGGCATAAGTCAATTATCCTGGATTTTAATTCATCCATTGTCATAAAATATGGATCAAGCCGCTCTATTTTTTGCGCCAATATTTCATCTCCAAACGAACCTCTTATCCAGTTTGAAAAATCATTTGTTTTATGCCCCAATCTCAATCGAGCATCAAAAAAATGGTAATAAAGAGATCTCATTCCAACCTTATCAAGCGCTTCAGTAAATTCTCTTATTGTAACTACTTCATACGGGGTTGCAACAACAATTCCAATATTGCTTAAAAAATAAAATTCTCGACCGCGAGGAGCTTTTGCCGTTATTGAGTTGTTTTTTATATAATCTTCGATTATTTTTACAAGTTCGGTTCGCAAAGAACTTAAATCTGTAAAATCTTTAACATTAACCGAGGCAAGCTTTTCGGCCAAGCCGCTTTCTTCTAAATCTTCCCCCACCCAGCGTGCAAAATCGTTTGAATATTGTCCTGGCGCAAAAGTATAATCCCTAAAAGAATGGTGGACATGATAGAAAATGGAAGACTCATCTATCTCTTTTAAAATTTTAACAAAACTTTCAAGATCAAAAGCCTTTTTCCCTGTTATTTCAACCAAAAGAGAAGATGTGTAAAAACGAAAAGGCTCTTTTGCGATTTTTTCTGTTTCCATTTTTTATTATTTCCTATTTATTAAGCCAACGTAAAAACCGATAGACTGCCTTTATGTTTTTTAATCGGTATTTTGCCAGAGTTTTTCTCTTTTTGCCAACATAAAAAGTCAATCCCTTCTCTCTCAAAGCATGAAAAGAATCTTCATCGGTTGAATCATCTCCTATATAAATAGGCAGCATCTTTTTGTCCTTAAGCTTTTTAAGAATCCATAAAACGGCATGTCCTTTGTTCCAATTTATCGGAGGCCTAAGTTCAATAACTTTCTTGCCATATGTTACTACAATTTCTTTGTTCTTTACATGCGGGGAAAGCACTTCCGTTGCCAGGGCTTTCACTTTGCCTTGCAAAGAGGCTGCGACTTTGCGGTAATGCAGGCTTGCCGTTAACTTTTTATCTTCAACTTCCACCCCATAAAAGGGCAGTTTTAGTTCAATCTTTTTTAACACTTTCTTTAAAAGTTTTCTAAAAGGGCCGACCTTTGGATGCACAAATTTAAATCCATGCCCCGATACTTCAAATCCATGGTTTCCAATATAACCAATTTGTGAAAGATTGACAAGGGATCTAACATCGGCAAGGGATCTGCCCGAAACAATAATGACTTCAAAAGAATTGTTTTGTGCGAGTGTTTTTATTATTTTTCTGTCTTTGGCTGATAATCCGGCCTTTCTAAAATCTTCTACAATTGGAACCAGTGTTCCGTCGTAATCAAGGAAAATAATAAATTTTATAAAACTTTTTAACGCCATTACGCAAGCCTTAGCAAGGATTGAATTATTTTCCCCGCCCAACGGTAAATGTTATTTTCGGAAACAATGCTTTTCATTTTCAGCATTCTCTTTTCCTTCTCATCTTGAGGCATTTCCAAACCTGTTTTTATGGAATCAGCGAAAGCATCAGGAGCATAAGGATTAACAAGAAGGGCATCGGTCAATTCTCTTGCCGCCCCCGTAAATCTAGAAAGAATAAGCATCCCTTTTTTGGGGTCGGCTGTCGCTATATATTCTTTTGCAACCAAATTCATTCCGTCATGCAGAGACGAAACGATGCAAATATCTGCCATCACATAAATAGCAACCAGTTCTTTTTGGGAAAATTGCCTTCTTACCAAGATTATGGGGCTCCAATTGCCATTGCAGCTGTCGTTGCAATATTTCCAATTAATGCGTTCAACCTGCGCGTTAATTTCATCATTTAAATCTTTATATCTTTGGATGTGTATTCTGCTTAACACACCAGCTTGGATAAAAGTAAACTTGCCTATAAATTCCGGATACTTTTCAAAAAATTTATCTATGGCGTTAAACCGTTCTGGAATCCCTTTAGTATAATCCAACCTGTCACTGCCAACTCCTATCAGGCGATTTTCCAACCCGTATTCCTTCTTTAGTCTTTCTATTTCAGATTGTAATTCTGGCAAATTGGCATCAGAACTCATCTTTTCGTAATCGACGCTTATTTGGAAAGGCTTTACAAGCGTTTCTCTGCCTGAGGAAATAATTGTCGAGCTTACCTTATCCACTCTGACCTCCAGTGTCTGGTCTACAGTGTTTAAGAAATTATCAACATGATATGGAATATGGAATCCAAGAAGATCTGCGCCAAGCATTCCACGCAAAATTTCATCTTTCCACGGACAGATACGGAATGCTTCAGGGTTTGGCCATGGTATGTGCCAAAAAAGAGCTGTTTTGATCTCCGGGTTTATCTCCCTTAAAAGTTTTGGAACAAGCGTTAGATGATAATCTTGGATAAAAACAAAAGCTTTTTTATCTCCGACTTCATCGAGAA from candidate division WOR-1 bacterium RIFOXYB2_FULL_36_35 encodes:
- a CDS encoding glycosyl transferase family 1, producing MAKIKFSDYSKIIRPQNFDEIMLLAEKLQGKTVKMVNSTSVGGGVAEMLHRSVPLYNELGLKVRWDVIKGGGEFFNVTKAFHNALHGSEVSITPQMLDDFKETNEKNMAELLFDEDVVIIHDPQPLPLIEKKGASKSKWVWRCHIDTSSPNQFVWDFLRKYIEKYDASIFSSPSFAKELPLPQYLIHPAIDPFAEKNRDLTSKEIDDVLKKHNIPTDKPIITQVSRFDYLKDPIGVFEVYKLVKKHVDCIFVYAGGTANDDPEGSKVLSELQERASGEKDFHILLLPPFSDFEVNALQRASTIVLQKSQREGFGLTVTEALWKGKPVVASAVGGIPLQVIHNFTGLLAHSIEGVAYQIRYLLNNSQVAERLGQYGREHVREKFLITSKIRKYLLLFIALEHKNKNIINL
- a CDS encoding trehalose-phosphatase translates to MALKSFIKFIIFLDYDGTLVPIVEDFRKAGLSAKDRKIIKTLAQNNSFEVIIVSGRSLADVRSLVNLSQIGYIGNHGFEVSGHGFKFVHPKVGPFRKLLKKVLKKIELKLPFYGVEVEDKKLTASLHYRKVAASLQGKVKALATEVLSPHVKNKEIVVTYGKKVIELRPPINWNKGHAVLWILKKLKDKKMLPIYIGDDSTDEDSFHALREKGLTFYVGKKRKTLAKYRLKNIKAVYRFLRWLNK
- a CDS encoding trehalose-6-phosphate synthase; protein product: MKALVSEKLQDYLFVVASNREPYIHNYFANEIKCVVPASGLTMALDPVLRTCGGVWVAHGGGEADRKVVDEKNRILVPPENPKYTLRRLWLNKAEETGYYYGFSNETLWPLCHIVYVKPKFDEADWLHYKAVNEKFAKTILDEVGDKKAFVFIQDYHLTLVPKLLREINPEIKTALFWHIPWPNPEAFRICPWKDEILRGMLGADLLGFHIPYHVDNFLNTVDQTLEVRVDKVSSTIISSGRETLVKPFQISVDYEKMSSDANLPELQSEIERLKKEYGLENRLIGVGSDRLDYTKGIPERFNAIDKFFEKYPEFIGKFTFIQAGVLSRIHIQRYKDLNDEINAQVERINWKYCNDSCNGNWSPIILVRRQFSQKELVAIYVMADICIVSSLHDGMNLVAKEYIATADPKKGMLILSRFTGAARELTDALLVNPYAPDAFADSIKTGLEMPQDEKEKRMLKMKSIVSENNIYRWAGKIIQSLLRLA